One genomic window of Desmospora activa DSM 45169 includes the following:
- a CDS encoding UDP-N-acetylmuramoyl-L-alanyl-D-glutamate--2,6-diaminopimelate ligase, with the protein MDLETLTRPLVVKKVSGNLNTKIVGLTADSREVKPGTCFIALRGHTVDGHRFIPQALERGAVAIVTEEDIDVDAAVIRVPDTRRASAVLAATFFRHPSKELKVIGITGTNGKTTTAHLIRRILQDAGKMTGLIGTIDMKIGEERFPVKNTTPDVLELQRSFRRMLDAGCSHAVIEVSSHALHQGRTWGVRFKTGAFTNLTQDHLDYHPDMDHYRAAKGLLFTQLGNHIADRWEEQPLAMLNVDDEASGYYKEITPAQVLTYGIERPADVQARDIEMDAGGTRFILDTPVGETAVQLKLMGKFSVYNALAAAAVSLGEGVSLETIRRSLESIEGVDGRLEPVDAGQGFTVLVDYAHTPDSLQNVLTTVREFAQGSVICVVGCGGDRDRSKRPIMAEIAARLSDRVVITSDNPRTEDPDRIIADMLVGVKAFPQERVDVVRDRKEAIDRAVEAAQPGDVVLIAGKGHETYQEIDGVRYDFDDRLVAIDAIQRKR; encoded by the coding sequence ATGGATCTGGAGACATTGACCCGTCCATTGGTAGTAAAAAAAGTGAGTGGGAATCTGAATACCAAAATTGTCGGGTTGACTGCTGATTCGCGCGAAGTGAAACCTGGCACTTGTTTTATCGCCTTGCGCGGGCATACCGTGGATGGCCATCGTTTTATTCCGCAGGCGTTGGAACGGGGAGCCGTGGCGATTGTGACGGAAGAGGACATTGATGTGGATGCGGCTGTCATCCGTGTTCCCGATACTCGCCGTGCATCGGCGGTATTGGCGGCAACTTTTTTTCGTCATCCGTCGAAGGAGTTAAAGGTGATCGGGATTACCGGTACCAACGGCAAAACGACCACTGCCCATCTGATCCGGCGCATTTTGCAGGATGCCGGTAAAATGACAGGGTTGATTGGAACGATCGATATGAAGATCGGGGAAGAGCGCTTCCCCGTCAAAAATACGACACCGGATGTTCTGGAGTTGCAACGAAGCTTTCGTCGCATGCTGGATGCGGGGTGCAGCCATGCGGTAATTGAGGTTTCCTCCCATGCACTGCATCAGGGACGCACATGGGGCGTTCGCTTCAAGACAGGGGCGTTTACCAACCTCACCCAGGATCACCTTGATTATCATCCGGATATGGATCATTATCGAGCGGCGAAAGGGCTGCTGTTTACCCAATTGGGCAATCACATCGCCGACCGCTGGGAAGAGCAGCCCTTAGCGATGCTCAATGTGGATGATGAAGCGAGCGGCTACTATAAGGAGATTACACCGGCGCAAGTGCTTACATATGGCATCGAGCGTCCGGCAGATGTACAGGCACGCGATATCGAGATGGATGCTGGCGGTACCCGTTTTATCTTGGATACGCCTGTAGGGGAGACCGCTGTCCAGCTGAAACTGATGGGCAAGTTTAGTGTTTACAACGCCTTGGCGGCGGCTGCGGTCAGCTTAGGAGAAGGCGTTTCCCTGGAAACGATTCGTCGTTCGCTGGAGAGCATTGAGGGAGTAGATGGTCGCCTGGAGCCTGTTGATGCTGGTCAAGGGTTTACGGTGTTGGTCGATTATGCCCACACACCGGACAGTTTGCAAAATGTATTGACGACTGTAAGGGAGTTTGCACAAGGCTCTGTGATCTGTGTTGTTGGTTGCGGTGGTGATCGCGATCGCAGCAAGCGGCCCATTATGGCTGAGATTGCTGCCCGTTTAAGTGACCGGGTGGTGATCACCAGTGACAACCCGCGCACAGAAGATCCCGATCGGATTATTGCCGATATGTTGGTAGGTGTAAAGGCGTTTCCACAAGAGCGGGTAGATGTGGTGCGTGACCGGAAAGAGGCGATCGACCGTGCTGTAGAAGCGGCACAACCGGGAGATGTAGTCCTAATCGCGGGCAAAGGGCATGAAACGTATCAGGAAATCGACGGAGTCCGTTATGATTTTGACGATCGCCTGGTGGCAATAGACGCGATACAACGAAAGCGATAA
- a CDS encoding stage V sporulation protein D: MRSSSHLVRKRLFIALLVGVVLFGGLLFRLGYVQLVQGKWLSSQAEDLWNRDIPFEGKRGRILDRDGEALAYNVSAPSVLAIPAQIKDPAETARQLARILLAPEKKIYEQITKRQLIARITPEGRKISEERAQAIQGLRLPGIVVAEDNKRHYPMGNMAAHLLGFAGIDNQGLAGLELVYDQQLKGSRGHVSFSANAKGERLPGSKEQFTPPQDGLDLQLTLDREVQAVIEREMDQAMVQHQPERILAIAMNPKTGEILGMGSRPTYRPDQYQDADPEVYNRNLPIWRTYEPGSTFKIITLAAALEEQKVNLNEGFHDPGYVKVAGARLRCWKHGGHGSQTYLEVVENSCNPGFVNLGQRLGEEKLFSYIKKFGFGEKTGIDLNGEAKGILFTPEQAGPVEVATTAFGQGVSVTPIQQVTAVAAAVNGGKLMTPHLQKAWVDPETGETIEETKPEVKRQVISEEASKEVRRSLESVVAKGTGRKAFIDGYRVGGKTGTAQKVGPDGRYLQNNHIVSFIGFAPADDPELVVYVAVDNPKGVQFGGVVAAPIVRGILYDSLRHLGVEKRDDQIPQEKTPLTTKIVDVPDLIGERIADIRNSLHDMPLEVRGEGSVVINQVPKPGDRVKEGTSIRLYLGDKITKAE, encoded by the coding sequence GTGCGCTCATCCAGTCATCTAGTGCGAAAGCGATTGTTTATCGCATTGTTGGTCGGGGTTGTACTGTTTGGGGGATTGCTGTTTCGGTTGGGGTATGTACAATTGGTGCAGGGAAAATGGTTGAGTAGCCAAGCGGAAGACCTGTGGAATCGAGATATCCCGTTTGAAGGGAAGCGGGGAAGGATTCTGGATCGCGACGGGGAAGCGCTGGCTTACAATGTAAGCGCCCCTTCGGTTTTGGCCATTCCCGCCCAAATCAAAGATCCGGCGGAGACAGCACGGCAGTTGGCCCGTATTTTGTTGGCGCCGGAGAAGAAAATCTATGAACAGATTACCAAGCGCCAGTTGATTGCCCGCATCACACCGGAAGGGAGAAAGATTTCGGAAGAGCGGGCCCAAGCCATTCAGGGGTTACGCCTGCCGGGAATTGTAGTGGCGGAGGACAACAAGCGCCATTATCCCATGGGAAACATGGCTGCGCATCTATTGGGATTTGCCGGGATCGACAATCAGGGGTTGGCGGGATTGGAATTGGTGTATGACCAACAGTTGAAAGGATCCCGTGGACATGTCTCCTTTAGTGCCAACGCCAAAGGGGAGCGTCTTCCCGGAAGCAAAGAGCAATTTACTCCTCCCCAGGATGGATTGGATTTACAATTAACTTTAGATCGAGAGGTTCAAGCCGTCATTGAGCGGGAGATGGATCAGGCGATGGTCCAGCATCAACCAGAGAGAATCTTGGCGATCGCCATGAATCCTAAGACGGGCGAAATATTAGGCATGGGCAGCCGTCCCACTTATCGGCCTGATCAATACCAAGACGCTGATCCCGAAGTATACAACCGCAACCTGCCGATCTGGCGAACCTATGAACCGGGATCTACCTTTAAAATCATTACCTTGGCGGCTGCATTGGAAGAACAGAAAGTGAATCTGAATGAAGGCTTTCATGATCCCGGCTATGTGAAAGTAGCGGGGGCTCGTCTTCGTTGTTGGAAACACGGGGGGCATGGTTCACAAACCTATTTGGAAGTGGTGGAAAACTCGTGCAACCCCGGTTTTGTCAATCTGGGACAGCGGCTGGGGGAAGAGAAACTCTTTTCTTATATAAAAAAATTTGGTTTCGGTGAAAAGACGGGGATTGATTTAAACGGGGAGGCCAAGGGGATTCTGTTTACACCGGAGCAAGCGGGGCCGGTGGAGGTAGCGACAACGGCGTTTGGCCAAGGGGTATCCGTTACGCCGATTCAACAGGTAACAGCAGTAGCGGCTGCGGTCAATGGCGGAAAGCTGATGACGCCTCATCTGCAAAAAGCGTGGGTGGATCCGGAAACCGGGGAAACCATCGAGGAGACGAAGCCTGAGGTGAAACGCCAGGTGATCTCGGAAGAGGCATCGAAAGAAGTGCGCCGCTCCTTGGAAAGCGTTGTAGCCAAGGGAACCGGCCGCAAAGCGTTTATCGACGGTTATCGGGTTGGGGGAAAAACCGGTACGGCGCAAAAAGTGGGACCGGATGGACGGTACCTGCAAAACAATCATATCGTTTCCTTCATCGGTTTTGCCCCTGCTGACGATCCTGAATTGGTGGTATATGTAGCGGTGGATAATCCTAAAGGGGTTCAGTTTGGCGGAGTGGTTGCGGCCCCTATCGTTCGCGGTATTTTATATGACAGTCTACGGCATCTGGGTGTGGAAAAGCGGGATGATCAAATTCCCCAGGAAAAAACACCGTTAACCACTAAGATTGTCGACGTTCCTGATCTAATCGGGGAGAGGATTGCGGATATTCGCAACAGTTTACACGATATGCCCCTGGAAGTGAGAGGGGAAGGAAGCGTCGTCATCAACCAGGTGCCAAAGCCGGGGGATCGGGTGAAAGAGGGAACATCGATCCGTCTCTATCTGGGTGATAAAATTACAAAAGCAGAATGA
- a CDS encoding VOC family protein, with protein MVSKLYSKDKGMGSMKVDRLDHLVLTVKEITATCEFYNRVLGMEVITFGEGRKALQFGKQKINLHEAGKEFEPKAKHPIPGSADLCLITEVSLDDVIGHLVSCQIPIEDGPVSRTGAMGPITSIYIRDPDENLIEIANEIK; from the coding sequence GTGGTTTCAAAACTGTATAGTAAAGACAAAGGAATGGGATCAATGAAAGTGGATCGTCTCGATCATTTGGTTTTAACTGTGAAAGAGATTACTGCAACATGTGAATTTTATAACCGTGTTTTGGGGATGGAAGTGATTACCTTTGGCGAGGGGAGAAAAGCGCTACAATTTGGGAAGCAAAAAATCAATCTGCATGAAGCGGGAAAAGAATTTGAACCAAAAGCCAAACACCCGATCCCCGGCTCTGCCGATCTTTGTTTGATCACAGAGGTAAGTTTGGATGATGTCATCGGTCACTTGGTGAGCTGTCAGATTCCGATTGAAGATGGTCCCGTCAGCCGCACAGGTGCAATGGGTCCGATTACGTCCATCTATATCAGAGATCCTGATGAAAATCTCATTGAGATTGCAAACGAGATAAAATGA
- a CDS encoding penicillin-binding transpeptidase domain-containing protein, with translation MTSNRQNRLRSLLVGMVAVLLLLAVIVRLFWIQAVDASFLRERAEMTWEKQAMIQPHRGTVLDRNGEVMVNERDAYIIAVDLSRLQNPKKAAKQLSPILDISEERLLQRLTKKDVKHVELRHTGNYKVSREVRDQVMKLGLDGVYPIQTTTRQYLENSLAAHVLGFVNVEGEATSGVEQRYDNVLSGKMGSIRFQKDANGNKTPHSAESFQPPEHGKDLVLTLDSQVQYHMEKILEQTVNRYQAKGATAIAADPQTGEILAMASLPRFNPAQYDSTWKSGENDVNMAVSAQYEPGSTFKIVTLAATIEEGLFDSGETFQSGTVEVGNRTIRDWNGQGWGEISFAEGVQLSSNVAFVRLGERLGQDRLVRYIDRFGFGKITERSGQATGIDLPAEAKGIFYGHEPLHPTELATSAFGQGIAVTPIQQVMAVSAVANDGKLIRPHVVKEIRDPNTQKTVKKMDPDVIREQVISPKTAKEVRLLLQGVVTDGTGKEAQMEGYTVAGKTGTAQKPREDGKGYIPGRYIVSFIGFAPVDNPRVVVYVAVDEPKEGQGGTVAAPAARDMMKEALQEMGVAPNGEEVDPADTKKPNTPAAKTMDDWSGRPVDEALTKLREEGWTPRMLGGGKQVLRQYPVPGQRGVEGDVFLITEDPPALGMPDLTGMPLREALELCRVLDLEAKTEGEGYVRSQSIPAGERIMDHVHVELKLQPSE, from the coding sequence TTGACTAGTAATAGACAAAACCGATTGCGATCACTGCTGGTGGGGATGGTAGCTGTTCTCCTCCTGTTGGCGGTGATCGTTCGTTTATTTTGGATTCAGGCCGTGGACGCATCCTTCTTAAGAGAGCGAGCGGAGATGACCTGGGAAAAACAAGCGATGATTCAACCACATCGGGGTACGGTGCTGGATCGAAACGGAGAGGTGATGGTGAATGAGCGGGATGCGTACATCATCGCTGTCGATTTAAGCCGGTTACAAAATCCCAAAAAGGCGGCTAAACAACTTTCTCCCATCTTGGACATCTCTGAGGAGCGATTGCTCCAACGCCTCACCAAGAAAGATGTGAAGCATGTGGAGCTTCGTCATACCGGCAACTACAAGGTGTCGAGAGAGGTTCGCGATCAGGTGATGAAGCTTGGGTTGGATGGAGTTTACCCCATTCAGACCACCACTCGCCAGTATCTGGAGAATTCGCTAGCCGCACATGTATTGGGCTTTGTCAATGTGGAAGGGGAAGCCACCAGTGGTGTAGAACAGCGCTATGACAATGTGTTATCGGGGAAAATGGGCTCCATCCGCTTTCAAAAGGACGCAAACGGCAATAAAACGCCTCATTCCGCTGAATCGTTTCAGCCGCCGGAACATGGAAAAGACTTAGTACTCACTCTGGACAGCCAAGTGCAATATCACATGGAGAAGATTTTGGAGCAAACGGTAAACCGTTACCAGGCAAAAGGAGCGACAGCGATCGCTGCCGATCCGCAGACGGGGGAAATCTTGGCCATGGCCAGTCTGCCCCGGTTTAATCCGGCTCAATACGATTCCACTTGGAAGTCGGGTGAGAACGATGTAAATATGGCGGTAAGCGCCCAGTATGAACCGGGTTCCACCTTTAAAATCGTGACATTGGCCGCTACCATTGAAGAAGGCTTGTTCGATTCCGGCGAGACGTTTCAGTCTGGTACAGTTGAAGTAGGAAACCGAACCATTCGCGATTGGAACGGACAAGGATGGGGAGAGATCTCCTTTGCGGAAGGGGTGCAGCTGTCCAGCAATGTTGCCTTTGTACGGCTGGGAGAGCGGTTAGGCCAAGATCGACTGGTTCGTTATATCGATCGCTTCGGCTTCGGTAAAATCACGGAGCGAAGCGGCCAAGCTACCGGGATTGATTTACCGGCGGAAGCGAAAGGAATCTTTTACGGTCATGAGCCTTTACACCCCACTGAACTGGCCACCAGCGCTTTTGGCCAAGGGATTGCGGTCACCCCGATTCAGCAGGTGATGGCGGTGTCAGCCGTCGCCAATGATGGCAAGTTGATCCGTCCGCATGTGGTAAAAGAGATTCGCGATCCCAATACGCAAAAAACGGTGAAAAAAATGGATCCGGACGTGATCCGCGAACAAGTGATTTCGCCTAAAACAGCGAAAGAAGTACGGTTGCTACTGCAGGGAGTCGTCACGGATGGAACGGGGAAAGAGGCGCAGATGGAGGGGTATACCGTTGCCGGAAAAACCGGTACCGCTCAAAAACCTCGTGAGGATGGCAAAGGATACATACCAGGTCGCTATATTGTTTCTTTTATTGGATTTGCGCCGGTAGACAACCCGCGTGTTGTCGTCTATGTGGCGGTAGATGAACCGAAAGAGGGGCAAGGGGGGACGGTTGCCGCCCCCGCCGCCCGTGACATGATGAAAGAAGCGCTACAGGAGATGGGGGTTGCACCAAACGGTGAGGAAGTAGATCCCGCCGACACCAAAAAGCCGAATACTCCTGCGGCTAAAACCATGGACGACTGGAGCGGTCGTCCAGTGGATGAAGCATTGACGAAACTGCGGGAAGAAGGGTGGACTCCCCGGATGTTGGGTGGAGGCAAGCAAGTATTGCGACAATATCCGGTTCCCGGTCAGCGGGGAGTGGAAGGGGATGTGTTTCTGATTACCGAAGATCCCCCGGCTTTAGGCATGCCTGATCTAACCGGGATGCCGCTACGAGAAGCGCTGGAACTGTGCCGGGTGTTGGACTTGGAAGCGAAGACTGAAGGAGAGGGATATGTTCGCTCCCAATCCATCCCCGCAGGGGAACGGATCATGGATCACGTGCATGTTGAGCTAAAGCTGCAACCCTCGGAGTGA
- the rsmH gene encoding 16S rRNA (cytosine(1402)-N(4))-methyltransferase RsmH, whose translation MFRHETVLRRESVEQLNIRKDGIYVDCTLGGAGHSSLIVEFLGPVGTLVGLDQDDRALQAASERLQGAACRIHLVKKNFRHLGRVLDELGLERVDGILFDLGVSSPQLDEGERGFSYHYDAPLDMRMDQEAPLTAQEIVNEWTAQEIAHILSRYGEERFARRIAQRIVEARSQQEIQTTRELAEIIKEAIPAAARRTGPHPARRSFQGIRIAVNDELNAFEEALAQSLERLRPGGRVSVITFHSLEDRIAKRMFQEQARGCICPPDFPVCTCGHKPLIRIITKKPVQPSPMEVERNPRARSAKLRVAEKCEEGQE comes from the coding sequence GTGTTTCGTCATGAGACAGTTTTAAGACGGGAATCCGTCGAACAGTTAAACATTCGAAAAGATGGGATCTATGTGGACTGCACCCTCGGTGGTGCCGGTCACAGCTCGCTTATTGTCGAATTCCTGGGCCCGGTGGGAACCTTGGTGGGGCTGGATCAGGATGATCGCGCTCTACAAGCAGCGTCCGAGCGTTTACAAGGGGCGGCATGCCGAATCCATCTGGTCAAAAAGAATTTTCGTCACCTTGGTCGTGTGCTGGATGAATTGGGCCTGGAGCGGGTGGACGGTATCTTGTTTGACCTGGGGGTTTCCTCTCCGCAGCTGGATGAAGGGGAGCGAGGATTTAGCTACCATTATGACGCCCCTCTGGATATGCGAATGGATCAAGAGGCACCCCTGACGGCCCAGGAGATCGTCAATGAGTGGACAGCGCAGGAAATCGCACATATTCTCTCCCGTTACGGGGAGGAACGGTTTGCGAGACGAATTGCCCAACGGATCGTAGAAGCTCGCAGCCAGCAGGAGATACAAACGACCCGGGAATTGGCTGAAATTATTAAGGAGGCCATTCCAGCCGCTGCAAGGCGGACCGGTCCCCATCCGGCCAGAAGAAGTTTTCAGGGGATTCGGATTGCGGTCAACGATGAATTAAATGCTTTTGAAGAGGCGCTGGCTCAGTCATTGGAACGATTGCGTCCAGGTGGACGGGTGAGTGTGATCACCTTCCACTCCCTGGAGGACCGAATCGCCAAGCGCATGTTCCAGGAGCAAGCGCGCGGGTGTATTTGCCCGCCGGACTTCCCCGTTTGCACTTGCGGGCATAAGCCGCTCATCCGCATTATTACAAAGAAACCTGTGCAACCGTCACCCATGGAAGTGGAACGGAATCCTCGTGCCCGGTCGGCGAAGTTGCGCGTTGCGGAAAAGTGTGAGGAGGGTCAAGAATAA
- the mraZ gene encoding division/cell wall cluster transcriptional repressor MraZ encodes MFMGEYRHSVDEKGRLIIPSKFRDGLGSSFVVTRGLDHCLFVYPLGEWKQLEQKLKALPFTKKDARAFTRFFFSGATVAELDKQGRVNLPGNLRDFAKLEKECVVIGVSNRVEIWSKEAWSAYYVESEDSFNEIAEKLVELDLDL; translated from the coding sequence ATGTTCATGGGGGAATATCGGCATAGCGTCGATGAGAAGGGGCGCTTGATCATCCCGTCTAAATTCCGGGATGGGTTGGGTTCTTCCTTTGTTGTCACCCGTGGACTGGACCACTGTCTCTTCGTCTACCCCTTGGGAGAATGGAAGCAGCTGGAGCAAAAATTGAAGGCGTTGCCCTTCACCAAAAAGGATGCACGCGCCTTTACCCGGTTTTTCTTTTCCGGGGCGACGGTAGCGGAGCTTGACAAGCAAGGCCGGGTCAACCTGCCGGGGAATTTGCGAGATTTTGCCAAGCTGGAAAAAGAATGTGTGGTGATTGGAGTATCCAATCGCGTGGAAATCTGGAGTAAGGAAGCGTGGTCAGCGTACTACGTGGAATCCGAGGATTCGTTCAACGAGATTGCAGAGAAGTTAGTTGAGTTGGATTTGGATCTGTAG
- a CDS encoding adenosylhomocysteinase — translation MSSIMESVVRDKSLAPHGRLKIDWARQHMPVLNRIRQEFIEEQPLAGHRVAISLHLEAKTACLAELLRDAGAEVAITGSNPLSTKDDVAAALAESGVTVFAKYDPTPEEYKQHLMMTLETRPDLIIDDGGDLVSILHDERPDLLEGIIGGCEETTTGILRLRALERAGELRFPMIAVNDAYSKFLFDNRYGTGQSVWDGINRASNLVVAGKTVVVVGYGWCGRGVAMRAQGLGAKVIVTEVDPIKATEAHMDGFSVMPMAQAAAHGDIFVTVTGNKRVIASEHFSLMKEGAIMANAGHFDIEIDKAALEEQAVQKRLVRKDITEYEMEDGRKLYLLCEGRLVNLVAGDGHPAEIMDMTFALQTLSLMYVNENHQKIGPHVMDVPYHIDEQVSSFKLASLGIQIDDMTEEQEEYLASWRL, via the coding sequence ATGAGTTCAATTATGGAAAGTGTAGTACGGGACAAAAGTTTGGCTCCTCATGGACGGCTGAAGATTGATTGGGCACGTCAACATATGCCGGTACTCAATCGCATCCGGCAAGAATTTATTGAAGAGCAGCCGCTGGCGGGTCATCGGGTGGCAATCTCGCTTCACTTAGAGGCGAAGACTGCATGTTTGGCCGAATTGCTACGGGATGCAGGGGCGGAAGTGGCCATTACCGGGAGCAATCCCTTATCCACCAAGGATGATGTAGCGGCGGCATTGGCGGAATCCGGTGTGACGGTATTCGCTAAATACGACCCCACACCGGAGGAATATAAACAACATCTGATGATGACGCTGGAAACACGACCGGACCTGATTATCGATGACGGTGGAGACTTAGTTAGTATTCTTCACGATGAGCGTCCCGATTTGCTGGAAGGGATCATCGGTGGCTGCGAGGAAACCACCACCGGAATTTTGCGGCTGCGGGCACTAGAGAGGGCAGGGGAATTGCGTTTTCCCATGATTGCCGTCAATGACGCTTATTCCAAATTTTTGTTTGACAATCGCTATGGTACGGGTCAATCGGTTTGGGATGGTATCAACAGAGCATCCAATCTGGTTGTTGCCGGTAAAACTGTTGTTGTGGTCGGCTACGGTTGGTGTGGCCGCGGTGTGGCGATGCGGGCCCAAGGGTTGGGTGCGAAGGTAATTGTAACGGAAGTGGATCCAATTAAGGCGACGGAAGCGCATATGGATGGTTTTTCGGTGATGCCGATGGCACAAGCTGCAGCACATGGGGATATCTTTGTCACCGTTACCGGTAACAAGCGGGTGATTGCCAGCGAGCATTTTTCGCTGATGAAGGAAGGGGCCATCATGGCCAATGCCGGTCACTTCGATATCGAAATCGATAAGGCTGCCTTAGAAGAGCAAGCGGTGCAGAAGCGGTTGGTGCGCAAAGATATTACCGAATATGAGATGGAAGATGGACGGAAGCTGTATCTCCTCTGTGAAGGGCGGTTGGTCAATCTGGTTGCGGGAGACGGTCATCCTGCGGAAATTATGGATATGACATTTGCGTTGCAAACCTTAAGCTTAATGTATGTCAATGAAAACCACCAAAAAATCGGGCCCCATGTAATGGATGTGCCGTACCATATCGATGAGCAGGTCTCTTCCTTTAAGTTGGCCTCACTGGGAATTCAGATTGACGATATGACGGAAGAACAGGAAGAATACCTTGCCAGCTGGCGTTTATAA
- the bshC gene encoding bacillithiol biosynthesis cysteine-adding enzyme BshC, with protein sequence MRIEDSFLEPTDKLNWRYRYDFKQVSHYYPYNPGDDGSFQKRAARLSSNERAPRKRLVDVLRRYHGKDLIHPQVEANLKQLTRDDSLVVIGGQQAGWLSGPLYTLYKAMTVIQLAKREQERLGRPVIPVFWIAGEDHDWDEVNHIHLPASSGLQRIPFPMAVAGRRSVGTIRPGEERLALGVETVVRHLPDSEHKPALYDALLESTREVESFTHHFARLLHRWFAPYGLLLVDSSDPLLRSLEAPFFRWLLENGEQVGEAVGATARRLEREGMAPQVDLHPEKAHLFLEVEGERHALYRDREGFYSREGGRWSTDELLRLLEERPQTFSNNVITRPLMQEWLFPTLATVTGPGEVGYWGLLRKAFTTAGMEMPILYPRMQATLIGRREEKWLQRYRFTLDDIQHQWEKAKIRWLTSRNGWHPDESMDRLRRQLEEAYRPLIGELSGYRQDLALLAESNLKRVLAEADDLDKALQRIFREQEERELAQLSTLRDALFPGGGPQERVHSPIVYWNAYGERWIHFLMNTPLLSIRTQRVVYF encoded by the coding sequence ATGAGGATCGAGGATTCATTTTTAGAACCGACTGATAAACTTAACTGGCGTTATCGCTATGATTTTAAACAAGTGTCCCACTATTATCCCTACAACCCTGGAGACGATGGCAGCTTTCAAAAACGGGCGGCCCGCCTCTCCTCGAATGAACGGGCTCCCCGGAAACGACTGGTAGACGTGCTGCGGCGATATCATGGGAAAGATCTCATCCACCCGCAGGTGGAAGCCAATCTAAAACAGTTGACCCGTGATGATAGCCTCGTGGTGATTGGGGGACAGCAGGCGGGTTGGTTGAGCGGCCCGCTGTACACACTGTATAAGGCGATGACGGTGATTCAATTGGCAAAACGGGAGCAGGAGCGATTGGGCCGACCGGTAATTCCGGTTTTTTGGATTGCGGGTGAGGATCATGATTGGGATGAAGTAAACCACATTCATCTGCCTGCATCGTCCGGGTTGCAGCGCATTCCGTTTCCGATGGCGGTTGCGGGCAGGCGCTCTGTCGGTACGATCCGGCCCGGCGAAGAGCGTCTGGCGCTGGGAGTAGAAACGGTTGTGCGTCATTTGCCGGATAGCGAACACAAACCGGCACTGTATGATGCCTTGCTGGAGTCCACCCGAGAGGTGGAGAGCTTTACCCATCACTTTGCACGCTTGCTGCATCGCTGGTTTGCTCCTTATGGTCTTTTGCTGGTGGATTCCTCCGACCCGTTGCTACGTTCGTTGGAAGCGCCCTTTTTTCGCTGGTTGTTAGAAAATGGCGAACAGGTAGGGGAAGCGGTTGGCGCTACGGCACGGAGACTGGAAAGAGAAGGAATGGCACCACAAGTGGACCTTCATCCGGAAAAAGCCCATCTCTTTTTGGAAGTAGAGGGTGAACGGCATGCCCTCTATCGGGATCGGGAAGGTTTTTATTCCCGTGAGGGAGGGCGCTGGTCCACCGATGAACTTTTACGCTTGCTGGAGGAACGACCACAAACGTTTAGCAACAATGTGATCACCCGTCCCCTGATGCAGGAGTGGTTGTTCCCGACATTGGCGACTGTGACGGGACCGGGTGAGGTAGGATATTGGGGCTTACTGCGGAAAGCTTTTACCACCGCGGGGATGGAGATGCCAATCTTATACCCACGGATGCAGGCGACGCTTATCGGTCGTCGAGAAGAAAAATGGCTACAGCGTTACCGTTTTACCTTGGATGATATTCAACATCAGTGGGAGAAAGCGAAGATCCGTTGGCTGACCAGTCGAAACGGTTGGCATCCCGATGAATCGATGGATCGTCTGCGCCGCCAATTGGAAGAGGCGTATCGTCCCTTGATCGGGGAGTTGAGCGGCTATCGTCAGGACTTGGCGCTGTTGGCTGAAAGCAATTTAAAACGGGTGCTGGCGGAAGCGGATGATCTGGACAAGGCTTTACAGCGGATATTCCGGGAACAAGAAGAAAGAGAGCTGGCCCAGCTTTCAACTTTAAGAGATGCTCTTTTTCCTGGGGGAGGACCGCAAGAACGAGTGCATAGCCCGATAGTGTATTGGAATGCTTATGGAGAAAGATGGATACATTTTTTGATGAATACTCCTCTTCTTTCCATCCGCACACAGCGAGTGGTATACTTTTAA